GGGGTGACCGCCTATACTCGACGATACTCGGCTTGGCTGACGTACAGGAGAATAAGATTGGTGTGATCCCGCTAGAAGGGCCGTACATCCCTAAGCCTGGCGACATAGTCATAGGGCTCATCGTTGATGTCGGTGTGACTCACTGGGAGGTTGACATCAGGGCGCCGTATACGGCCATCCTTACTGCTCAAGAGGCTCTAGACAGGCCCTTCAATCCTGCTACCGACGACCTCCTAAGATACTACCAGATAGGCGATTACATCGTCGCAAAGGTCACATCCTTTGACCGTACGCATGACCCGTATCTAACGGTGAAGGGTAAAGGGCTGGGCAAGATAGTGACGGGGTCCATAGTCGAGATTAAGCCGTCAAGAGTACCGAGGGTCATCGGCAAGAAGGCGTCGATGGTAAACATGCTGGTCAGCTTGACGGGATGCAACATAGTTGTTGGGCAGAATGGTAGGATACTCGTCCAGTGCCGCGATAAGGATCTTGAGGAGGTTCTCGTGCTCGCGATTAAGAAGATTGAGAGGGAGGCTCACATACCCGGTTTAACCGACCGGGTCCGTGCGTTCATCG
The Pyrolobus fumarii 1A DNA segment above includes these coding regions:
- the rrp4 gene encoding exosome complex RNA-binding protein Rrp4 — translated: MARIFVQNRDVVVPGQLLAEGPDVEPASPYVEKRGDRLYSTILGLADVQENKIGVIPLEGPYIPKPGDIVIGLIVDVGVTHWEVDIRAPYTAILTAQEALDRPFNPATDDLLRYYQIGDYIVAKVTSFDRTHDPYLTVKGKGLGKIVTGSIVEIKPSRVPRVIGKKASMVNMLVSLTGCNIVVGQNGRILVQCRDKDLEEVLVLAIKKIEREAHIPGLTDRVRAFIEEELRRRGVNRG